In the Candidatus Roizmanbacteria bacterium genome, TCAACGAGTAAAAACGCATTATGAATCCAAATCTTTACAAATGGTTTTCCTGTAGCCGCTTCTGACTGAGCAATCTCATTTTCATGATGCACGGCAATATGATCAATTCCTCCAGTGTGAATGTCGATAGTCTCTCCTAGATACTTCATACTCATTGCAGAGCACTCTATGTGCCAACCGGGGAAACCTTTCCCATACGGAGAGTCCCAGTTCATTTCATGGTCTTTAAATCGTCCCACGCATTTGAACCATAGCGCAAAGTCGGCTGGATGTTTTTTTTCTGGATCTATGTTAACTTCATCTCTTGCTTTTTGTATTTTATCTTCAAGTTTTTGTCTTGAGAGTTTTCCGTAGTTAGGGAATTTTGAAATGTCAAAATACACAGCTTCTTTCGTTTCATATGTAAATCCTTTCTGTTTCAATTCTTTAATTAATTGAAGCATATCCTCTATATGATCGGTGGCTTTACATGTGTTGGTTGCGGAAAGTACGTTAAGCGCAGTCATTGTCTGAAAGAAGTTGTCCGCATAGAAATTTGCCACCTCCCATACAGTTTTTCCAGATTTCTTAGCGCCTTTTTCCAGCTTATCCTCGCCCTCATCGGTGTCCCCTGTTAGATGTCCGACATCTGTAACATTCATAACGTGATTTACTTTATATCCCGCATAGATCAGAGCTCTTTTCAATGTGTCGTTATTTACGTAAGTTCGCATGTGACCAATGTGTGTAAAGTCATATACGGTAGGGCCACAGGTATAGAGAGTAATGAAGGGTGGATTAAGGGGAGTGAGTTCTTCGATTGATTTGCTGAGGGTATTGTAGAGTTTCATTATTTACATTGTATCATTACGCGTGCGGAGCATGTGGGTGTAGGGCTTCATGGAAGTGGTGTCTTGCGAGTTGCTTGGCGTATTGATGTACATGATGAGTTGTTATCGGAACTGGCTGAAGAATTACTCCTTCGGGCTTTTTGCCCTCATGAAGAACGGAACGGTGAACGTCTTGTGGAAACATTACAACAACCTCAGCTCCATGAAAAATTTCTGGATGACGATGTCGAAGATTATTTACAAGTCCGACTTTTCTTTGCATATATTTAACTAGCTCATTGTCTTTCCCTTGAGCTGAGTACTCTAATATTTTTTTTACTTTGCCATCTTTACCAAAAAGCAGACCGTCAGGAACGTACGCCTGAGCGAGAGTAACCTGCAGCCGTATTTGTCTCAACGACATTTCGGGATAGAGTAAGGAAAAGTAGTCAATTGTTTCTTGGGGACTCAGGAGACGATCATGTGATGAAACGTTTGGTAGCAAGCCAACAAAAGCAA is a window encoding:
- a CDS encoding cysteine--tRNA ligase translates to MKLYNTLSKSIEELTPLNPPFITLYTCGPTVYDFTHIGHMRTYVNNDTLKRALIYAGYKVNHVMNVTDVGHLTGDTDEGEDKLEKGAKKSGKTVWEVANFYADNFFQTMTALNVLSATNTCKATDHIEDMLQLIKELKQKGFTYETKEAVYFDISKFPNYGKLSRQKLEDKIQKARDEVNIDPEKKHPADFALWFKCVGRFKDHEMNWDSPYGKGFPGWHIECSAMSMKYLGETIDIHTGGIDHIAVHHENEIAQSEAATGKPFVKIWIHNAFLLVDGTKMSKSLNNFYTIEDVHKHSVNPLALRVLFLQTHYRQEMNFTWDSVNAAQIALKKLQEQVQVLRNQTRRQTLSEDKLKQVDEYRSQFKNSLENDLQTPQAVATVWSMLKSNIPSEDKLDLLYEFDEVLGLQLRNVSEEIVPQEVQDKVTQREKAKQDKDFAKSDELRKQIDSMGYLVEDGKEGTKVKKK